Part of the Ptiloglossa arizonensis isolate GNS036 chromosome 7, iyPtiAriz1_principal, whole genome shotgun sequence genome, GCGCAATGTATCGAGCTGTAGCGACGAAATAGCGCAATATATAGAACTCTATCGACGAAATAGCGCAATATACAGAGCTGCATCGACGAAATAGCGCAATATATAGAACTCTATCGATAAAATAGCGCAATATATAGAACCGTATCGACGAAATAGCGCAATATACGACTATATCGATAAAATAGTACAACGTACGACGAAATCAGAGAGGGGAAAATAATTCCACGTAGATGGAAGAGATCACGGCTCGCTCGAAATCCTTCTCGTCGTTTCATGGGGGTCCCGATGACCGTAGGACTTTCCCGTTCGAAGGACAGATTTATCCTGGCCCGACAAATCCACCTGTCCGTGGATTTCACCGGTGGGCAAACCGTTGCGGGATAAATCCCGCGTCTGGAACGATAAACCGTTCCTGGTTCCAACTGGCGATCTCTCGAACGGGGGCTTCTTCGTTTCCGTGTTTCGATTCCGTTTTCGTCGTCGTTGACACCGAGTGCCCCCCAGGCCCCCCTCTCCCCATGGCCCCCCTTCTATCGTAATCTGTTTGCTCGGAGAAGAAACGTCGCGGTTTGTTTCTACTTCCGGACTATCTCGAGTCGACTGAATTGTTGATGGTGCTCATGGAGCGAACTTGATGACGAAGGCGGAGGAAGATCCCAGGGATTTTGGATGAAATATTACGAGAACGTTGAATCACCGATTCTCCAACGGGTACACGGGAATCCTTTTACTTAGTCTGAATAAAACAATCGACGATTTCGAGTAACCGATACGAGCGAAACTCCGCGGCTCGGTTTTTATCGTCCATCCCTTTTTATCATTGAAAGTGGAGCCTTCGCACGGGGGCCTCGTTGTATGATTCGATGTACAGGATGGaccactcgactcgactcgatttgTTTCGTAATTGGcgaacgaatcaaaattttctttcatcggTAACAAATTTTCGAAGAACCTTCCAGGTGGTGACTCGTGTCTTTTTTTCTGTTCAAGTATTCAAGGTGATCGATTTTTAGGGGATGTTTGATCGTTGGGAATTTGTTATACACGAGTTTTCAAGGTCATGAATTTTTGTCACCCGAATCATAAAGAAACTAGGCAGATAAAAGGTAGTTctttttaaaaagtaattcgTGAAGTGAAAATGTTGAAGGTGGAAActgaatggaaaaatataaccTTGAAACTTCTTCGAAATCGTGGCATCCttgatgaaagaaaattttgatacagtCCATAAGTTAATTTCTAACATCATTCGTAATTATTTATCGTAAACATTGGTTACCTTATATTTCTCCAATATCCTACACTCAACATTATATTCAATTCTATCCCACGGGATAAATTATCAAGGTTACCATCGAGTGTCTGAGAAAAAGTTCTTCACTCCAATGTTAACCATCTCGAACAATAATTAACGTATCACTCGAGAAGGtgaaagagaaatttcatttccaagATGTAATTTCTCACAATTGAAATTCCATCGATGAGTTTGGTACGTGGTTGCACGTTTACCAGAATATCAAGGGTACCAGGGGGTCACCGGGATCACTGTTTCAGTGGTCCTTACTTTGTGTCGTTATTTTCGTTCCAATCGTGGTCTCTGGCATGCTCGACCATAGCTCGTTACTCACTTTTCTCGACGATTCCCTCGACAAAGGAAGTGTACAGGACATCGAGAGTCGAAGCTCGACCTACTTCGACATATCGATGGCATCGTTTTCCTTATTTCCTCCAAGACGGTCAATCGCGATGGTTCAACAAGTTCTAGGAAGGCGGTGGATAATCACCGAGGTGCTTCTCGTCGTTTCTACGATGACGTCAGCGACCACGAGTGGCGTTTATCGTTTTAGCGAGACTCTTCATTGTCGAATATTAGTTTCACTTCGCGAAATAACCATCCACGAGTTTGCGATCTCCTCGATGATCGTGTTCTCCGTTCCACGCTTCTTCGAAGTCGaaggaaattttatttgaaagtcGTAGCTGCCAATTAGTGTTCGAGTATCGATGGTCGACGTTCTCGTGCGGTAAAATTATACGGAAATAAAATAAAGGTGAAAATTTACGTACAGGGTGAAATGGAAACCGCTCTTAAATGATTTTTCTTAAGCGTTAGGTTACAGTCGATAAAAATACCAACGTAATGATCGATGATAAGGTATCTTTAGTCTTCTATCACTTCGATATCTTcgaaaatattataacaattgaaaaagaaattcgtcCAAACCCCCCTTGAAAACAATATATCTCCTTCGAAACTTTTTACAAAGAATTAAAATAGAGTTACTTTGAGAcagagtttatttcttcgagtaAATTGCATAAATTGTACAGTAAATATTGTACTCTCAATCGATTCAACTTTTCCAATACATACGATGTTTTCTCGAATAGCCTAGAAACACGTAATACCCtctaaatttagaaaaaaataaagctaccaaagaaacaataataataatactaaaacGTTCCTCGATCGAACAGATAACAAAATAGACAAAGTAATtgattcgataaaattttatccTTCTTCTCCACTCTTAATTAGCGTTCTCCGTGAAACTCCTTATTTTTTTACACTCATGACTGTATTACCATCGTTTGAAGCAACGATGCTCCCACTGTCCACACTGTAGCCGAAATGTCACCGTGTCGCGGGTTAATGTTTCGCAAAAGTGAACATTATCGTCGAAACTCTGCCAGGAAGGTCGTCCACTTTCGTaaaatcgttaaaataattACCCGAGGCGAAGTTCCCGGCTGATTAGGGTCACTTGGTCGCGCGAGGTTCCACATCCGGTCGGTTCTCCAGGGCGGAGGGCTCGTTTCGCGTAGTCGGTGGCACGGAAGTTTCGCGATGGCGAAAAAAAGGAAGACAAGAAACCGCCGGACAAAACGAAGGAACGAGGAAAAGGGCCGCGGTTAACGCGGTCGGCGATCTCCTCGCGAAGCTATCGAAAGATCTTCTTAGAAGTGGTCCAGAGAGGATCAAGGAGCATCCTGCGAGTGGCGGAAGTTCGATGGGAGGGAGATTTGGCTCCACTCTACGGAGTTTATTCCCGTTCCTAGATTCGACTGCTTTGCTAGAGAGAGAACCTATCCCAGCACCCATTAGAGGTATCCAATTTCTTCCGTTCGCTCGCTCAGACCTTTCCCCTGACTTTTCTACGTCCTCTCGGTTATTTCGCCTCCGACGTCCCACTGTTTCCTTcgttttttaaacaattcgatCCACCGCGGCTGGAGATCCTCGCAGCGAGTCACCGTGAGTCTTTCACGATTCTACAGTACGCGACAGAGTGTTCCAGAAGTCTGCAACCGAGGATCAAGATCATCGAACGAAATACACTCGGATGTGGAATCTCAGGGTGACCGTTTCAGGCTTAGATTCTTCCAAAGGGAAATTTTCTCGGGTTTTTGTACTTTGAATTCTTTTGTACGTTAAGAGAAGAGTGAAtttggatattttttattttagatattttttaACTTGCGTCCAATTCGAGGAAGCTTTGAAAAGTTAAGGTTCTTTTTTCTAGAAGATCGATATTCCTTTTAAATTTGATCGTTTTACATCGAATAGATATTCTTCGAAATATCCGAAGCTCAACGATAGAGATACTTGTACAGATTTCGAAAAGTCGAATTTTGTTAAGTCCTAATTACCAGAACCGGAGAAATCCACACTATCGTGGCGATTAGGAGATTTCGGTACCCAGCCACAAGAACGCTTATAGTTTCCATACGCGTGAATATTTTCGCATAAAAATTGGCACAAATATCGTTCAAAGGATGCACTTTCAACACACCGACGAAACATTTACATCGAACTTACAGAATCGTCGGAATAAATTATCAAAGATTACATATCTTCCTACCCGAAACGCATGGTGTTCCTAAATTTTCGAATAACGACTAACAGCTGTTCTAAGTAAAATcggttgaaatttttgttcactTTCGAAGAATTCGTGCGCGTAGGTGTCGTACGAGTCTTTGAAGCGTGTTATAATTTATCGCGAGAAGAGATAGGTTGAGCAGCGCGAGTACGAGTGGTGCGCGAGCGGTAGAAATTCCACTCGTCGTTCGTTAAAAGATTCGGGGATTGTTTCCGACGAGAAGCCGTCCTTGGCAGTCATTTTATTTTTGGCTGAAGGATCACCCGTTTCCCAGTTACGCGTCGTCGTGCGAAATACCCTCATTACTCATCGTCCCTTCTCGCTTTGTGGGCGTTTAACTCTCAGGCACGTAGACGCGCAAAGATACACGTAACCCTCTGTCAAACGGCGCCTTCCGGGTAATGCTCCTTATCTGGGACCTCAATTAGACGGTACACCGTGATAATCTTTGAATGAACCAGCCCGAGTGTACCCGACCCTTTCCGCTTGCCAAATTATCCGCTTCAATTATTGCACAGTGGCAAATATTATTCGCCGCGACGGAAGCACGACGAAGAACCATGGTCCAAACGAGGGACGAGTTTATGATGCAACGTTCTTGAAACGTTTCTGTTATTAAACCGTTACTGTATCGCGGTTGATCGTTCGTAGGGTTTCCTATGAGAGTCGCTTCGTTTTAAATATCTTAAGACAAGAGTAGTCGGTGTTTGCAACGAAATTTCTCGATGAAAGTTTCATCGGTGATTAAGTTTCTCAGTCGCGCTTGAACGCGCGTCGGAGACGTATAGTCGAAAGTGCAATTAACCGAACCTCGATCGTACTTTGCGTTATCCAGAATCACCCGATTCGAGATCGCGTGAGAGAATTACGGGATCGCGAAAATAGTTATCTTTGTGGGGTTTACTCGAAAGCGGAATCGAACTTTGGAAAAGTGggtaaatagaataatttatacgcgagttgtattttttttttcttcgagtgTGTTAAGAGCAGTCGAAAGGGTAGAGTGATCTCTATTATTTTGATCTTTCTTCCGTGATTTTATGTTCCAGAAATATAGAATTAGGAAGATACTTATTTTTGTGTTCTCCTCGAAAGTGAAATCACGCGTCGAGAAAATTAGctaaatagaataatttatacgcgcgttgtatttttttttaattagggTATATTAAGAGCAGTCGAAAGGGTAGAGTGATCCCTATTATTATGAACTTTCTTCCGCGATTCTATGTTCCAGAAGAATAGAATTGTGgaagatatttatttttgtattttcctcGAAAGTGAAATCACGCGTCGAGAAAATTGGctaaatagaataatttatacCCGCGTTGTAGTATCTTTACCGCGATTTTATTATCGTCGGTCGAaaggatagagcaatccgcattATTATGAACTTTCTTCCGCGATTCTATGTTCCAGAAAAATAAGATTATGAAAGATACTTATTTTTGCATTCTCCTCGAAAGTGAAATCACGCGTCAAGAAATCAACcggataaaataatttatacacgcGTTGTAGTTTCTTTACCGCGATTTTACCAACATCGATCGAAAGAATAGAGCGTTCCCCGTTATTTGAAACCCTCTACCTTGACGCTACGTTCGAGAACAACGAAATCTCGCGAGATACACATTCTCAGGTTCTCTAAAGTAGAATCGCGGGAACCCTAAACGTCCGTGATCCCCGTATCGGTCGTTGGTAAACCGATTGACACCGTTGTTCACCGATCTGTCCGCAGGTCGACTTGAGACACCTGGCCCAGACCGAGGACTCGAACAGCATCGACGTCGGCATCGACCTGACCGACTACTACATTTCCGTCGAGTGGGACATCATAAAAGTGCCTGCCGTGAGGAACGAGGAGTTCTACATATGCTGCGAGGAGCCCTACCCGGATATCGTGTTCAATATCACCCTGCGCCGCAAGACCCTCTTCTACACGGTGAACTTGATCATACCGTGCGTGGGCATATCTTTCCTCTCGGTGTTGGTGTTCTACCTGCCGAGCGACAGCGGTGAGAAGGTATCGCTCTCGATCTCGATACTGCTGTCGTTGACGGTGTTCTTCCTCCTATTGGCCGAGATCATACCGCCTACGTCGTTGACGGTGCCGTTACTCGGCAAGTACCTGCTATTCACTATGGTACTGGTCACATTGTCCGTGGTGGTTACGATCGCCGTGTTGAACGTGAACTTTCGATCGCCCGTCACTCATCGTATGTCCAATTGGGTGCGGGTGGTGTTTATACAAGTGTTGCCGCGGTTCCTTTTGATCGAGAGACCGAAgaaggacgacgacgaggaggacgaggacgatggTAGAAACGGTGGTGGCGTTGGTGTCGTCGGCTTGAACGCCGACGGCGAGCCTtgcgaggacgaggaggacgacgacgacgaggacgtcgAGGCGACCAACGGGAAACAGACCGAGGGCATGCTCACCGATGTGTTCCATGTACAAGAGACTGATAAGTACGACGCGTACTACGGCAAGAGGTTCAGCGGGGAGTACGAGATACCCCCCCACGGGCTGCCGCCCTCGGCGACCAGGTACGACCTCGGCGCCGTGGCCACCGTCGGCACCGTCGCCCCATGCTTCGAGGAGCCGTTACCCTCGCTGCCACTGCCCGGGGCTGACGACGACCTATTCGGACCGGCGAGCCCCGCATACGTTCACGAGGACGTCAGCCCCACCTTCGAGAAgccattggttcgcgagatcgaGAAGACCGTCGATGACGCCAGGTTCATCGCTCAACACGCCAAGAACAAGGACAAGTTCGAAAGCGTGAGTACAATTACATTTCTTTACCACTTTTTTTACAATAACCGCGAGTATCGTATTGTTTCTTCTCTTTCGAAAGTCCGAGTGTAtttatcattctttttttttacgagcgTGAGTAATTTTAtggtgattttttctttttagcgcGAGTAGAATtacgtttgttttcttttttcagaaaCCGCGAGTATCGTATTGTTTCCTCCCTTTCGAAAGTACGAGTGATAttatcattctttttttttacgagcgTGAGTAATTTtatggtaatttttttttagcaCTAGTAGAATTacgtttgtttccttttttagaAACCGCGAGTAACATTGTGTTCGTTTTTTCTCAAAAGCCTGGGTAATATtatagttcttttttttcttttagcgcGAGTAATGTTATAGTTGTTTTTCTTTGTCGGCGTGAGtaattttatgtttttttttatcagcGTGAGTAATGTTATGGTGATTTTTTTTAGCGCGAGTagcattatatatttttcttcttctcggagTTATTTCTCGAAAGTAGacatttttcgaatcgatagaGAGACAATACTTTCAATAGAGTAGTCTCTTTATTCTCTTCTGCAAGAACGTACTCGTGATAATTCGGTACaaaattctataatatttaaacaaccACCGAGAAACGAATAGTCACGAGTATTAAATACACTTGAGTAACCACTACCGTACGAACATTTTTGTCTACCAGTAAATCCGTAGACTCTATACATTCGATATCAATTTGGACGAAGCTCGAGAGGTCTTGCCCTGGTTATCTGGAATGTACAGTACACTTCCGAGAAGATCGCATCTGGCCTTACGGCTAGTCTCGTTCCTTCAGTGGCCATCCGAATGGATATCGATCTCTCCGAGTAAACCCCTGAACGAACGGAACCCATCTCGCtcccagatgcaatcttctcgcccgCGTACTGTACACACTGTCCTCGATCCCCGCTCCATCGGTGCATACACGTTTTCCTTCGTTATTTCTGCGAATTTGAATCAGATTCACCCGGAGAGTATTTTCGAGAGCCAGATCTACGAAACgatctaaaagaaaaatattaattttccctGCCCCCTTCTCGAACTCGGTAGCTTAATTTTATAAACATGGCGAGAGTCTAGGAGACGGGATACGAAACTCGGTCTCGAGAGTATTATCCAAAATCGAACGAGCGGAAATCAACATCGGTGAACCGATATCGCGGGGAAATGGAACGAT contains:
- the Nachralpha1 gene encoding nicotinic acetylcholine receptor alpha1, giving the protein MLRDAWSNDGGKGWWRWWSRLGGLLAMATAISCLVAPFPGASANPEAKRLYDDLLSNYNRLIRPVGNNSDRLTVKMGLRLSQLIDVNLKNQIMTTNVWVEQEWNDYKLKWNPDDYGGVDTLHVPSEHIWLPDIVLYNNADGNYEVTIMTKAILHHTGKVVWKPPAIYKSFCEIDVEYFPFDEQTCFMKFGSWTYDGYTVDLRHLAQTEDSNSIDVGIDLTDYYISVEWDIIKVPAVRNEEFYICCEEPYPDIVFNITLRRKTLFYTVNLIIPCVGISFLSVLVFYLPSDSGEKVSLSISILLSLTVFFLLLAEIIPPTSLTVPLLGKYLLFTMVLVTLSVVVTIAVLNVNFRSPVTHRMSNWVRVVFIQVLPRFLLIERPKKDDDEEDEDDGRNGGGVGVVGLNADGEPCEDEEDDDDEDVEATNGKQTEGMLTDVFHVQETDKYDAYYGKRFSGEYEIPPHGLPPSATRYDLGAVATVGTVAPCFEEPLPSLPLPGADDDLFGPASPAYVHEDVSPTFEKPLVREIEKTVDDARFIAQHAKNKDKFESVEEDWKYVAMVLDRIFLWIFTVACVVGTVMIILQAPSLYDTTKPIDITYSKIAKKKMMLMNMGPEED